In Deltaproteobacteria bacterium, a single genomic region encodes these proteins:
- a CDS encoding LysM peptidoglycan-binding domain-containing protein has protein sequence MRKSFLEYAVCLVTAVFLAGCSQTKARVPGNPHTVPAEILVEDPRDTWGSELGSPESESLASGDLEAADSITGSAAEDSLPYADTGSDDPAVLEVGQSQETGLPDPDAEGAQAAAEDANAESPQVLMDTALGFYEASQEFWMQGILDKAMEALDQAYELILKVETDSNPELIQQKDDLRFMISRRILELYTSRYTAVNGNHNAIPLTMNEHVQREINLFRGREKNFFLESYRRSGMYRNMMVEALKEAGMPEELSWLPLIESGFKTHALSRARALGLWQFIPSTGYKFGLSRDTWVDERLDPIKATRAAIAYMDELHRIFGDWTTVLAAYNCGEGSVLRVIRTQRINYLDNFWDLYEMLPRETARYVPRFLAVLHILNDPGKYGISLPEPEMPIPHETVTIGKQMRMKDVAKKLEISYQELKSLNPELRQGATPSGNYTLKVPPGKGEVLLAKIDEIPVWHPPKRAYTYHRVRRGETLSYIAVKYRSSVSAIARANRISRRSIIRVGQRLKIPLGRRARRQVRSYELLPGGKYRVRRGDSLWLIAKKFNTDVRTLQQRNNLKSATLSVGQVLKITDNTKVASYSGGSASGSRYRVKKGDSLWLIAEKFGTDTRTLQRINGLRSTVIHVGQVLQVPN, from the coding sequence ATGAGGAAATCATTTCTCGAATATGCAGTATGTTTAGTGACCGCTGTTTTCCTTGCCGGCTGCAGCCAGACGAAAGCCCGCGTACCCGGGAATCCGCACACCGTGCCGGCAGAAATCCTGGTCGAGGATCCCCGAGATACCTGGGGCAGCGAACTTGGCTCCCCCGAGTCGGAATCTCTGGCCTCCGGTGACCTCGAGGCTGCCGACTCTATCACGGGAAGCGCAGCGGAAGATTCCCTGCCCTATGCCGACACCGGCAGCGATGATCCCGCTGTACTGGAGGTAGGGCAAAGCCAGGAAACGGGACTGCCTGACCCCGATGCAGAAGGGGCCCAGGCAGCAGCTGAAGATGCGAACGCCGAGAGCCCTCAGGTCCTCATGGACACTGCCCTCGGCTTCTATGAGGCATCCCAGGAGTTCTGGATGCAGGGTATCCTGGATAAAGCCATGGAGGCCCTGGACCAGGCCTACGAGCTGATACTCAAAGTGGAGACCGACAGCAATCCGGAACTGATACAGCAGAAAGACGACCTGCGCTTCATGATATCCCGGAGGATCCTGGAGCTCTACACATCCAGATACACCGCGGTGAACGGCAATCACAATGCCATTCCGCTCACGATGAACGAGCACGTGCAGAGGGAGATCAATCTTTTCAGGGGCCGCGAGAAGAACTTTTTCCTGGAGTCATACAGGCGCTCCGGGATGTATCGGAACATGATGGTGGAGGCACTCAAGGAAGCCGGAATGCCGGAGGAGCTGTCATGGCTGCCGCTTATCGAAAGTGGATTCAAGACACACGCACTCTCCCGGGCGCGGGCCCTTGGCCTGTGGCAGTTTATTCCCTCTACCGGCTACAAGTTCGGGCTGTCCCGGGACACCTGGGTTGACGAGAGGCTCGACCCGATAAAGGCAACCAGGGCAGCCATCGCGTATATGGATGAATTACACCGGATATTCGGAGATTGGACCACGGTGCTTGCAGCCTACAATTGCGGAGAGGGGTCGGTCCTCAGGGTTATTCGCACCCAGAGGATAAATTACCTCGACAACTTCTGGGATCTCTACGAGATGCTCCCCCGGGAAACGGCCCGCTACGTGCCGAGATTTCTCGCCGTACTCCACATCCTCAATGACCCGGGAAAATACGGCATTTCCCTTCCGGAACCCGAGATGCCCATCCCCCACGAGACCGTGACCATCGGCAAACAGATGCGGATGAAAGATGTGGCGAAAAAACTGGAAATTTCTTATCAAGAGCTCAAAAGCCTGAACCCCGAACTCAGGCAGGGGGCAACGCCAAGCGGGAATTACACCCTGAAAGTCCCCCCGGGAAAAGGGGAGGTATTGCTTGCGAAAATCGATGAGATTCCGGTATGGCATCCGCCGAAACGGGCATACACCTATCACCGCGTAAGAAGGGGCGAAACCCTCTCTTACATTGCCGTGAAATACCGCTCCAGCGTTTCGGCCATCGCCAGGGCAAACCGTATCTCTCGCAGGAGCATCATCCGCGTGGGCCAGCGGCTGAAGATACCTCTCGGCAGACGCGCGAGAAGACAGGTCAGATCATATGAACTCCTTCCCGGCGGGAAATACCGCGTCCGAAGAGGAGACTCACTCTGGCTGATCGCAAAAAAGTTCAATACCGATGTGAGGACTCTCCAGCAGAGGAATAACTTGAAGTCCGCCACGCTTTCCGTGGGGCAGGTTCTCAAAATTACAGACAACACCAAGGTTGCGAGCTATTCTGGAGGGTCAGCATCCGGCAGCCGCTACCGGGTCAAAAAGGGCGACTCTCTCTGGCTGATAGCCGAGAAATTCGGGACCGATACGAGAACCCTCCAGCGTATAAACGGCCTCAGATCAACCGTTATTCACGTGGGCCAGGTCCTCCAGGTCCCGAATTGA
- a CDS encoding carboxymuconolactone decarboxylase family protein: MTSKPPKTYQKLKKRHEEFIDAVEALGKAVKTSGPLDEKTAQLIQLAAAAAIRSEGSVHSHVRRARDAGATPEEIRHALILLTSTIGFPNVAAALTWAGDIIG, from the coding sequence ATGACGAGCAAACCGCCGAAGACGTATCAGAAGCTAAAAAAGCGGCACGAGGAGTTCATTGACGCTGTTGAGGCATTAGGAAAGGCAGTGAAAACTTCAGGGCCCCTTGATGAAAAAACCGCACAGCTGATCCAGCTTGCCGCTGCGGCTGCCATACGCTCCGAGGGCTCGGTACACAGCCACGTTCGAAGAGCACGGGATGCAGGGGCAACCCCCGAGGAGATCCGTCATGCACTGATACTGCTTACCTCAACGATTGGGTTCCCCAACGTCGCTGCGGCGCTGACCTGGGCCGGGGACATAATCGGCTAA
- a CDS encoding FtsX-like permease family protein has product MIWNAFLLAFRELPRNLLRSFLTSLGIIIGVASVITMVTLGNGATEKIKEQIASLGTNLLQLRAGQDIRGPGGVRMEAKPFDMADLEAIAREVPGIEAVAPIAGETVQAIYGNRNWSTSVTGSTNGFIEARDWPLAKGRRFSEGETKAGSAVCILGSTVAEELFGGEDPVDKTIRFTKLSLKVMGVFVSKGESSFGTDRDDFILMPLRTFHRRIAGNNDITRAYISILDGFSIDQEKKDIERLMRQRRRIRPGQDDDFYIRDMREITTVLSGTTSVLTSLLGAVAAVSLLVGGIGIMNIMLVAVTERTREIGTRLAIGALAREVLLQFLVEALVLSSLGGIIGIVLAIGVSAWLTKLLLVPFVLNPGIIAVAFFFSAVIGIFFGYFPARNAARLDPIEALRHE; this is encoded by the coding sequence ATGATCTGGAACGCCTTTTTGCTCGCATTCAGGGAACTCCCCCGGAACCTTCTGCGCTCCTTTCTCACATCCCTGGGGATCATCATCGGAGTGGCGTCGGTCATCACGATGGTGACCCTCGGAAACGGGGCGACGGAGAAGATAAAAGAGCAGATAGCGAGCCTGGGAACCAACCTCCTCCAGCTCAGAGCCGGCCAGGACATCCGGGGGCCCGGCGGGGTGAGGATGGAGGCGAAGCCCTTCGACATGGCCGACCTGGAGGCCATCGCAAGGGAGGTCCCGGGAATTGAGGCCGTCGCGCCGATCGCCGGGGAGACGGTCCAGGCCATCTACGGGAACAGGAACTGGTCGACCTCGGTTACGGGCAGCACCAACGGCTTCATCGAGGCGCGGGACTGGCCCCTTGCAAAGGGGCGAAGGTTCTCGGAGGGCGAGACCAAGGCCGGTTCGGCGGTCTGCATCCTGGGAAGCACGGTTGCAGAGGAGCTCTTCGGGGGGGAAGATCCGGTGGACAAGACCATCCGATTCACGAAGCTCTCCCTGAAGGTGATGGGGGTGTTCGTCTCGAAGGGAGAGTCCTCCTTCGGCACGGACCGTGACGACTTCATCCTCATGCCCCTGCGCACCTTCCACCGGCGGATCGCTGGAAATAATGATATTACCAGGGCTTACATATCCATCCTGGATGGGTTTTCCATCGACCAGGAAAAGAAGGATATCGAGAGGCTGATGCGGCAGCGGCGCCGCATCCGCCCCGGGCAGGACGATGATTTCTACATCAGGGACATGCGGGAGATCACGACGGTGCTCTCCGGGACGACGAGCGTGCTCACGTCGCTTCTGGGGGCCGTCGCGGCGGTGAGCCTGCTCGTGGGCGGAATCGGGATCATGAACATCATGCTGGTGGCCGTGACGGAGCGGACGCGGGAGATAGGGACCCGGCTGGCCATCGGCGCCCTCGCACGGGAGGTGCTCCTCCAGTTCCTCGTGGAGGCCCTCGTGCTCTCATCGCTGGGGGGAATCATCGGTATCGTTCTGGCGATCGGGGTATCGGCCTGGCTCACGAAACTTCTTCTCGTCCCCTTCGTGCTGAACCCGGGGATCATCGCCGTGGCCTTCTTTTTCTCAGCCGTAATCGGAATATTTTTCGGTTACTTTCCGGCCCGAAACGCCGCCAGGCTCGACCCCATCGAAGCCCTCCGCCACGAGTGA
- a CDS encoding efflux RND transporter periplasmic adaptor subunit, whose product MPKTGKNRDNTVEQTLGLESPAGRKKRLVVWAAVGAVTAGIIIVALLLLSKKGNGKVQYVFQKAERGDLTVRVTATGAIEPINQVDIGVEVSGTIETVLVDFNDHVKAGQVLAELDTSKLKAQVLQASAAVKSAQAKVLRARADIKLAESKLAQLQKARELTGGKVPSQQEIDTGEAALAVARSDEESALAEVSRAEADLAFNETNLSKAIIRSPISGIVLARHVEPGQTVAASLQTPVLFTIAQDLTRMELHVDVDEADFGKIDKGQEATFTVDAYPDRIFQAKVTEVRYSPKEVQGVVTYETLLNVDNPDLSLIPGMTATAEIIVKEITGALLIPNAALRFSPPPASMEEKKTNTGLLGALLPRRPRRKPSREGSDERWKRNQRVVWILEDKKPVEVPITIGDTDGTVTEVLTGEIKEGLPLITEMVIQKK is encoded by the coding sequence ATGCCAAAAACGGGGAAAAACAGAGACAACACGGTAGAGCAAACCCTGGGGCTCGAGAGCCCGGCGGGACGGAAAAAGCGTCTTGTAGTGTGGGCAGCCGTGGGGGCCGTGACGGCCGGGATCATCATCGTCGCACTCCTGCTGCTCTCGAAAAAGGGTAACGGCAAGGTCCAGTACGTCTTTCAAAAAGCAGAAAGGGGAGATCTGACCGTACGGGTGACCGCCACGGGGGCAATCGAGCCGATCAACCAGGTCGACATCGGGGTCGAGGTCTCGGGGACGATCGAAACGGTTCTGGTCGACTTCAACGACCACGTGAAGGCCGGGCAGGTCCTGGCGGAGCTCGACACGTCGAAGCTGAAGGCGCAGGTCCTCCAGGCCAGTGCCGCCGTGAAGTCTGCGCAGGCAAAGGTATTGAGGGCCAGGGCCGATATCAAGCTGGCGGAAAGCAAGCTCGCCCAGTTGCAGAAAGCGAGGGAGTTGACAGGGGGGAAGGTGCCCTCGCAGCAGGAAATAGACACAGGGGAGGCGGCTCTCGCCGTTGCCCGGTCCGATGAGGAGAGCGCACTGGCCGAAGTCTCTCGGGCGGAAGCGGATCTTGCCTTCAACGAGACGAATCTTTCGAAGGCGATCATCCGGTCGCCCATCAGCGGGATCGTCCTTGCACGCCACGTCGAGCCGGGGCAAACCGTGGCCGCATCCCTCCAGACTCCTGTGCTCTTTACCATCGCACAGGACTTAACGAGGATGGAACTCCACGTAGACGTCGACGAGGCCGACTTCGGCAAGATAGATAAAGGGCAGGAAGCCACATTCACGGTCGATGCCTATCCGGATCGAATCTTTCAGGCGAAAGTTACCGAGGTGCGCTACTCCCCCAAGGAAGTGCAGGGGGTGGTCACCTACGAAACGCTCCTTAATGTCGACAACCCTGACCTGTCTCTCATCCCGGGGATGACCGCCACGGCGGAGATCATCGTGAAAGAGATAACGGGTGCGCTGCTCATACCCAACGCGGCCCTGAGATTTTCTCCCCCCCCCGCATCGATGGAGGAGAAAAAGACCAATACCGGCCTTCTGGGAGCCCTGCTCCCCCGCCGCCCCCGGAGAAAGCCCTCCCGCGAAGGAAGTGATGAGCGCTGGAAAAGGAATCAGCGGGTCGTGTGGATTCTCGAGGATAAAAAGCCCGTCGAGGTTCCGATCACCATCGGGGACACGGACGGAACGGTCACCGAGGTGTTGACGGGCGAGATCAAAGAGGGCCTTCCCCTGATAACGGAGATGGTGATCCAGAAAAAATGA
- a CDS encoding efflux transporter outer membrane subunit yields MPGNGMAAKRWGHPAASLLVLVVSVALAGCAVGPDYKRVDPEAPKSWQTEMAGGLTAESPDPISLAGWWKTLNDEGLSSLMERAANGNLDLQEARARVREARALRGVSRAELFPTLGANAAAAKGQTSKNVGVGRDTELYRAGFDAGWEIDIFGGVRRRLEASQAELEAEMEGMNDVLISLMAEVALNYVEVRTFQARIAVAEANIKVQEETYSLNRSGYEAGIIDELPVQQSLYNLESTRSLVPSLEEGLQAAENRLAVLIGEHPGSLSRELAVSGPVPVPPLSVAVGVPADTLRQRPDIRQAERFLAAQTARVGAATAELYPSFNVSGTFGVESISTGNLFEWASRTWSFGPSALLTLFRGGAIRQNIEVEDARLEQALIQYRSIVLGALEEVENSLIAYAKEQRRRDLLKSAVSAAQLAFELARDRYLAGLVDFNNVLDAQRAMQVFEDNLAQSEGAVTSNLVRLYKALGGGWKYLDSVEKSEM; encoded by the coding sequence ATGCCAGGAAACGGGATGGCGGCAAAAAGATGGGGACACCCAGCAGCGTCCCTTCTCGTACTCGTCGTTTCCGTGGCCCTCGCAGGATGCGCAGTGGGGCCCGACTACAAGCGGGTTGACCCGGAAGCCCCGAAGAGCTGGCAAACCGAAATGGCCGGGGGCCTCACCGCAGAGTCCCCCGACCCGATAAGTCTGGCCGGCTGGTGGAAAACCCTGAACGACGAAGGGCTCTCCAGCCTCATGGAACGGGCCGCCAATGGAAACCTCGACCTCCAGGAGGCCCGGGCAAGGGTCCGGGAGGCCCGCGCCCTGCGGGGGGTGAGTAGGGCCGAGCTCTTCCCCACCCTAGGCGCGAATGCAGCCGCCGCGAAGGGCCAGACCAGTAAAAATGTCGGTGTGGGGAGGGATACCGAACTCTACCGGGCCGGTTTCGACGCTGGCTGGGAAATTGACATATTCGGCGGTGTCCGCCGGAGGCTGGAAGCTTCCCAGGCGGAGCTCGAAGCGGAAATGGAAGGGATGAACGACGTCCTGATCTCCCTCATGGCCGAGGTGGCCCTGAACTACGTTGAAGTCCGCACCTTCCAGGCCCGCATTGCAGTCGCCGAGGCAAATATCAAAGTTCAGGAAGAGACCTACAGCTTGAACCGATCGGGGTACGAGGCAGGGATTATCGACGAGCTGCCCGTGCAGCAGTCCCTCTACAACCTGGAGAGCACCCGTTCCCTGGTCCCGTCTCTCGAGGAGGGCCTCCAGGCAGCCGAGAACCGCCTGGCGGTGCTGATCGGTGAGCATCCCGGCTCTCTTTCCCGGGAGCTGGCCGTGAGCGGCCCCGTTCCGGTCCCGCCCCTTTCCGTCGCCGTCGGTGTCCCGGCCGATACCCTTCGCCAGAGGCCCGACATCCGGCAGGCCGAGCGCTTTCTCGCCGCACAGACTGCCCGGGTAGGAGCGGCGACGGCGGAGCTCTACCCCAGCTTCAACGTCAGCGGCACCTTCGGAGTGGAATCAATTTCCACGGGAAACCTCTTTGAGTGGGCCAGCCGGACCTGGAGCTTCGGCCCCAGCGCACTCCTAACCCTGTTTCGCGGCGGCGCCATCCGCCAGAACATCGAGGTGGAAGATGCCCGCCTGGAGCAGGCGCTGATCCAGTATCGCTCCATAGTGCTGGGCGCCCTGGAGGAGGTGGAGAACTCCCTCATAGCTTACGCGAAGGAGCAGCGCCGCCGGGACCTGCTGAAGAGCGCCGTTTCCGCCGCACAGCTTGCCTTCGAGCTTGCGCGGGACAGATACCTTGCCGGCCTGGTTGACTTCAACAATGTGCTGGACGCCCAGCGGGCGATGCAGGTTTTCGAGGACAACCTCGCCCAGAGCGAAGGGGCCGTTACCTCCAACCTGGTTCGCCTCTACAAGGCGCTTGGCGGTGGATGGAAATACCTGGATTCCGTCGAAAAATCAGAGATGTGA
- a CDS encoding multidrug efflux RND transporter permease subunit yields the protein MISRIFIERPRLAMVISIIITLAGLISLLNIPVAEFPQITPPAIRVSADYPGANAQVVADSVAAPLEEEINGVEDMLYMESTSSNGSYNLTVTFAVGTNPDTDMVNLQNRVQMALSKLPREVVDQGIRVRKRTSNILAAVSFFSPRGTQDNLFLSNYVSRDIKNTIVRIKGVSDVFIFGELEYSMRVWLDPARLTGLGLTADDVIDAIKRQNIQAAVGSTGTAPMDTGQQLQYTLSAQGRLKDVEDFKDIIVRANGNGGLVRIRDVTRVELGARSYSNLSFLNGAPTVTIAVYRSADANSLETMDDLRAELGRLEKSLPEDVEYRVILDETKYTRASIHEIEFTLLITFLLVVVVIYLFLQDWRASLIPTLAVPVSLIGTFAVLLALGFSANTISLFALVLAIGVVVDDAIVVVENSYRVMEEEGLGPKAAAVKAMGQVTGPIIATTLVLLAVFTPAAFVPGISGKLYRQFAVTVCTAVVISAVNALTLSPALCAILLKPGLARKPKGPLFWFNRALSSSRNGYVTASSWLIRRIFVPLSILGVVVGCAYLLFQHTPRSFLPKEDIGYFYFNVQLPEGATLSRTAKVMDQVTAELKKMESVEDVIAVSGRSFLSGVGENVGLGVVLLAPWDERKDRELNLEAVLGRAQKMLGAISSANIRAFVRPPIRGLGFTSGFDYRLQALGEKSPRELAAAARALVIAANQESSLAGVFTTYTADTPQIHIDLDRTRAEMLNVPVERVYSTLQAQLGSKYVNDFNLYNRVYQVKVQAEASQRRNEEDIISLFVRSDNGSMVPLRGLVSVSTVLGPSIINRYNQFPSVQINGSAAEGLSSGDGMAAMERLSEKTLPEGFTYDWSAMSYQERKIMGQVSTLFLLALVFGYLFLVGQYESWTLPLPIILYIPVATLGALIGLRVAGIPLSIYAQIGIVLLVGLASKNAILIVEFARDQRKGGVPIDQAAIDGARIRFRPVLMTAFTFILGVSPMVIATGTGAVSRRHIGTTVFSGMLAATMVGIFLVPALYFVFQHLGERRGERLGRLSKSMKSSVKGYIARRNAHGRGDD from the coding sequence TTGATTTCCCGTATATTTATCGAGCGCCCCCGGCTGGCGATGGTGATTTCGATCATCATCACCCTTGCGGGCCTGATTTCCCTTCTCAATATACCCGTGGCCGAATTTCCCCAGATCACGCCCCCCGCCATACGGGTGAGCGCCGACTATCCGGGCGCAAACGCCCAGGTGGTGGCCGACAGCGTGGCGGCACCCCTCGAGGAGGAGATAAACGGCGTAGAAGACATGCTCTACATGGAATCCACCAGCTCCAACGGCTCCTACAACCTCACCGTCACCTTCGCCGTGGGCACCAACCCCGACACCGACATGGTCAACCTCCAGAACCGGGTGCAGATGGCCCTGTCCAAGCTGCCGAGGGAGGTGGTTGATCAGGGAATCAGGGTGCGAAAGCGCACCTCCAATATCCTGGCAGCGGTCAGCTTTTTCTCTCCCCGGGGAACCCAGGACAACCTGTTTTTGAGCAACTACGTGAGCAGGGACATAAAGAACACCATCGTGCGCATCAAGGGCGTGAGCGACGTGTTCATCTTCGGGGAGCTCGAGTACAGCATGCGGGTCTGGCTTGATCCCGCCCGGCTCACCGGACTCGGCCTCACCGCCGACGACGTGATCGATGCCATCAAACGGCAGAACATACAGGCGGCCGTCGGATCCACGGGCACGGCCCCCATGGACACGGGCCAGCAGCTCCAGTACACCCTGAGCGCACAGGGGCGGCTGAAGGACGTCGAGGACTTCAAGGACATCATCGTGCGGGCAAACGGGAACGGGGGCCTGGTCCGCATCCGCGACGTAACGAGGGTCGAGCTCGGGGCACGCTCTTACAGCAATCTGTCCTTTCTCAACGGTGCACCCACCGTAACGATCGCCGTGTACCGGTCGGCGGACGCCAACTCCCTGGAGACGATGGATGATTTGCGGGCCGAGCTCGGGCGTCTGGAAAAGAGCCTGCCCGAGGATGTAGAGTACCGGGTCATACTGGACGAGACGAAATACACCCGGGCCTCCATCCACGAGATCGAGTTTACCCTCCTCATCACCTTCCTCCTCGTGGTGGTGGTGATCTACCTCTTTCTCCAGGACTGGCGGGCCAGCCTCATTCCCACCCTGGCCGTTCCCGTCTCCCTCATCGGGACCTTCGCCGTGCTCCTGGCCCTGGGTTTTTCCGCCAACACCATCTCCCTCTTCGCCCTGGTCCTGGCCATCGGCGTGGTCGTCGACGACGCCATCGTGGTGGTGGAGAACAGCTACCGCGTCATGGAAGAGGAAGGCCTGGGTCCGAAAGCGGCAGCCGTAAAGGCCATGGGGCAGGTAACGGGGCCGATCATCGCCACGACCCTGGTGCTCCTGGCCGTGTTCACCCCCGCCGCATTCGTCCCCGGAATCTCGGGCAAGCTCTACCGGCAGTTCGCCGTCACGGTCTGCACGGCCGTGGTGATCTCGGCGGTGAACGCACTCACCCTGAGCCCCGCCCTCTGCGCCATCCTGCTCAAGCCGGGGCTTGCCAGAAAGCCCAAGGGGCCCCTTTTCTGGTTCAACCGGGCTCTTTCCTCCTCGCGGAACGGCTACGTCACCGCCTCGAGCTGGCTCATCCGAAGGATTTTCGTGCCGCTATCGATCCTGGGGGTGGTTGTGGGCTGCGCCTACCTGCTCTTCCAGCACACGCCGAGGAGCTTTTTACCCAAGGAGGACATCGGCTACTTCTACTTCAACGTGCAGCTCCCCGAGGGAGCCACCCTTTCGCGCACGGCGAAGGTCATGGATCAGGTCACGGCCGAGCTGAAAAAAATGGAGAGCGTCGAGGACGTCATCGCCGTGAGCGGACGCAGCTTCCTGAGCGGCGTCGGTGAAAACGTGGGGCTGGGCGTCGTCCTGCTCGCTCCCTGGGACGAGCGCAAGGACAGGGAGCTTAACCTGGAGGCGGTCCTTGGCCGGGCGCAAAAGATGCTGGGAGCCATCTCCTCGGCCAACATCCGCGCCTTCGTGCGCCCCCCCATCCGGGGCCTGGGCTTTACCAGCGGCTTCGACTACCGGCTTCAGGCCCTGGGGGAGAAGAGCCCCCGCGAGCTCGCCGCGGCAGCCAGGGCCCTGGTCATAGCGGCAAACCAGGAGTCCTCCCTGGCGGGAGTGTTTACCACCTACACGGCGGACACCCCCCAGATTCACATAGACCTCGACCGGACGCGGGCGGAAATGCTCAACGTGCCCGTGGAGAGGGTCTACTCAACCCTCCAGGCCCAGCTCGGGTCGAAATACGTAAACGACTTCAATCTCTACAACAGGGTCTACCAGGTGAAGGTCCAGGCGGAGGCGTCCCAGCGCAGGAACGAAGAGGATATCATCAGCCTTTTCGTGAGAAGCGACAATGGGAGCATGGTTCCCCTGCGGGGCCTCGTATCGGTGTCCACCGTGCTGGGACCCTCGATCATAAACCGCTACAACCAGTTCCCCAGCGTACAGATCAACGGAAGCGCCGCCGAAGGCTTAAGCTCGGGGGACGGGATGGCCGCAATGGAGCGGCTGTCGGAAAAGACCCTCCCCGAAGGCTTCACCTACGACTGGTCCGCCATGTCCTACCAGGAGAGAAAAATCATGGGGCAGGTCTCCACCCTCTTTCTCCTGGCCCTTGTCTTCGGATACCTCTTCCTGGTGGGGCAGTACGAGAGCTGGACCCTCCCCCTTCCCATAATCCTCTACATTCCGGTGGCAACCCTGGGGGCCCTGATCGGCCTCCGCGTGGCGGGGATACCGTTGAGCATCTACGCCCAGATCGGCATCGTCCTTCTCGTGGGGCTTGCCAGCAAGAACGCAATCCTGATCGTCGAGTTCGCCAGGGACCAGAGAAAGGGAGGGGTGCCGATCGATCAGGCCGCCATCGACGGGGCGCGGATCCGCTTCCGGCCGGTGCTCATGACGGCCTTCACCTTCATCCTGGGAGTGTCCCCCATGGTGATTGCCACGGGCACGGGCGCCGTCAGCCGAAGGCACATCGGCACGACCGTTTTCAGCGGAATGCTTGCGGCGACCATGGTGGGTATCTTCCTGGTTCCGGCGCTGTACTTCGTCTTCCAGCACCTCGGTGAAAGGAGGGGTGAACGGCTGGGGAGGCTTTCGAAAAGCATGAAATCATCTGTCAAAGGGTATATCGCCAGGAGAAATGCCCATGGAAGGGGGGACGACTGA
- a CDS encoding efflux RND transporter periplasmic adaptor subunit, translating to MHRKCPVFNTLLPCLLSILIAITVPVLAVTAEAGPKDTGEAALPLVTVTAVTVEDVNPPAEYVGHVEAIQAVELRARVQGYLEEVNFKEGSDVRANDLLYLIEQAPYRARVEANKARVAQETANLEKARQYLKRVKSVRTGGVSERVIDDAVADELSAKAKVEEAKANLKLSEIDLGYTEVRAPISGRIGSTALTRGNLVGPDSGSLSRIVQLDPIRIVFSVSESNLAAVKAAFGDSLQDKKGRTMVIRIKIPGVGIFKNEGRVDFVENEVEATTGTIAVRAVFENHNGLLVPGQYVTVLVSQERSARLPVVPQEAVQEDREGRYVLTVDTNNRVVKRPVTTGASIGAKWAVKEGLSGGEMVIVRGIQKVKPGQTVKTTTAKDENGS from the coding sequence ATGCATCGAAAATGCCCGGTCTTCAATACCCTTCTTCCCTGCCTTCTCTCCATCCTGATCGCTATCACGGTGCCTGTTCTCGCCGTGACGGCAGAAGCCGGCCCCAAAGACACCGGGGAGGCGGCCCTGCCCCTGGTGACGGTCACCGCGGTCACCGTTGAGGATGTCAACCCTCCCGCGGAATATGTAGGCCATGTCGAGGCCATACAGGCCGTGGAGCTGAGGGCCCGGGTGCAGGGGTACCTGGAAGAGGTAAACTTCAAGGAGGGAAGCGACGTGCGGGCCAATGACCTTCTCTACCTGATCGAACAGGCACCCTACAGGGCAAGGGTCGAGGCCAACAAGGCCAGAGTGGCCCAGGAGACGGCAAATCTCGAAAAAGCTCGCCAGTACCTGAAGAGGGTCAAATCGGTCCGCACGGGAGGGGTATCCGAGAGGGTCATCGATGACGCTGTTGCCGACGAGCTCAGCGCAAAAGCAAAGGTCGAGGAGGCAAAGGCAAACCTCAAGCTGTCCGAGATCGACCTTGGCTACACGGAGGTGCGGGCGCCGATCAGCGGGCGTATCGGCAGTACGGCCCTTACGCGAGGGAACCTGGTGGGGCCCGATTCGGGCTCGCTTTCAAGAATCGTCCAGCTGGATCCGATCCGCATCGTCTTCTCGGTGAGCGAGAGCAACCTGGCGGCCGTCAAGGCGGCTTTTGGCGATTCCCTTCAGGATAAAAAAGGCAGAACCATGGTAATCCGCATAAAAATCCCGGGCGTCGGGATCTTTAAGAACGAAGGCCGCGTGGATTTCGTGGAAAACGAGGTTGAAGCGACGACCGGCACCATTGCGGTCCGGGCGGTGTTCGAGAACCACAATGGCCTCCTGGTGCCGGGGCAGTACGTCACCGTCCTGGTCAGCCAGGAAAGGAGTGCGCGCCTGCCGGTGGTCCCCCAGGAAGCCGTGCAGGAGGACCGGGAAGGGCGTTACGTGCTCACCGTGGACACGAACAACCGGGTGGTCAAGCGGCCCGTCACCACGGGAGCCAGCATCGGCGCGAAATGGGCGGTCAAAGAGGGGCTCTCCGGCGGGGAGATGGTGATCGTCCGGGGGATTCAGAAAGTGAAACCGGGCCAAACGGTGAAAACCACCACCGCAAAAGACGAGAACGGGAGTTAA